The following proteins come from a genomic window of Rutidosis leptorrhynchoides isolate AG116_Rl617_1_P2 chromosome 10, CSIRO_AGI_Rlap_v1, whole genome shotgun sequence:
- the LOC139870578 gene encoding protein ALP1-like produces the protein MAEKTGYVCLNNFCKCIIDLYGREYLQKPTTTDVAWLYSAHEEKRDFKGMLGSIDCMHWAWKNCPVGWKGQYTRGDHGHPTIMLEAIASYDMSIWHSFFGMAGSNNDINVLNHSPLFDSLKKDTAALFPFEVNGHVYPFGYYLADGIYPDWTTLIKGYSMPIDEPRVKFTRFQASARKDVERTFGVLQGRFAILKTPARVMSVNNMRRIIYSCIVMHNMIQEDNGFALSTWEQEWLDKPENRPRRNIRGRVKDRISREKEIRDRTVHDQLREDLTAHIWDLPPNFRSTN, from the coding sequence ATGGCGGAGAAAACGGGATATGTTTGCTTAAATAATTTTTGCAAGTGTATAATTGATTTATATGGCCGAGAATATCTGCAGAAGCCGACGACAACTGATGTTGCTTGGTTGTATTCGGCGCACGAGGAGAAACGTGATTTTAAAGGAATGTTGGGTAGTATTGACTGTATGCATTGGGCTTGGAAAAATTGTCCCGTTGGATGGAAAGGTCAATATACTAGAGGTGATCACGGTCACCCTACGATCATGCTTGAAGCGATTGCTTCATACGATATGTCGATATGGCATTCGTTTTTTGGGATGGCTGGTTCAAACAACGACATAAATGTGTTGAATCACTCTCCGttgtttgattcactcaaaaaggatacaGCTGCACTGTTTCCGTTTGAAGTAAACGGACACGTCTATCCATTTGGTTACTACTTGGCGGACGGGATATATCCTGATTGGACAACCTTAATAAAGGGATACTCGATGCCTATTGATGAGCCACGAGTCAAATTTACTAGATTTCAAGCGAGTGCTCGAAAGGACGTAGAGCGTACATTTGGTGTTTTACAAGGTAGGTTTGCAATTTTAAAAACTCCGGCACGAGTTATGAGCGTTAACAACATGAGAAGGATAATATACAGTTGCATTGTTATGCACAACATGATACAAGAAGATAACGGTTTCGCCTTGAGTACTTGGGAGCAAGAATGGTTAGATAAACCCGAAAACAGGCCCCGTCGTAATATTAGGGGAAGAGTCAAAGATCGAATATCACGAGAAAAGGAAATTCGTGATCGAACCGTACACGATCAACTACGTGAAGATTTAACGGCTCATATTTGGGACCTCCCACCGAACTTTCGATCTACAAACtag
- the LOC139870579 gene encoding uncharacterized protein has translation MTLRRRRLLSTFGMLILSVFQIVMKRMHISTTPNGQKGKILYAIKHHLLLILSFFDDHIIVVENIIETLVPSSTRVFNKIDDILKYSESLPSKIDDFMDHDVPTFIQRVPFIGRFFKKDDKEIVIDIACNGYRVKPETSFEYENVTKPGKEYVTDTSSMDSDFSDEKVVENEMQEIVNSDNEYEKMEDANEDLLYSARATSSNLDEIVQSDDQIIELFETGWHLSPRALSRSSSDRKSPRRS, from the coding sequence ATGACCCTTCGTAGACGTCGATTATTATCCACTTTCGGAATGTTGATTCTATCAGTTTTTCAAATCGTCATGAAAAGAATGCACATTTCGACAACCCCGAATGGTCAAAAAGGGAAAATCTTGTATGCGATCAAACATCATTTGTTATTGATCCTATCGTTTTTTGATGATCATATTATAGTAGTCGAAAATATAATCGAGACCCTTGTTCCATCATCGACCCGTGTGTTTAACAAAATCGATGACATTCTCAAATACTCGGAATCTTTACCTTCAAAAATCGATGACTTCATGGACCACGACGTACCAACATTTATACAACGAGTACCTTTTATTGGTCGGTTTTTCAAGAAAGATGATAAGGAAATCGTGATTGATATCGCGtgtaatggttacagagttaaacctGAAACGTCTTTTGAATATGAAAATGTGACAAAACCGGGTAAAGAATATGTTACTGATACGTCTAGCATGGATAGCGATTTTAGCGATGAAAAAGTGGTCGAAAATGAAATGCAAGAGATTGTTAATTCGGATAACGAATATGAGAAAATGGAAGATGCTAACGAGGATCTGCTATATTCGGCCCGAGCTACTAGTAGTAATCTAGATGAAATCGTACAATCTGATGATCAAATTATCGAACTATTTGAAACGGGTTGGCATTTGTCACCCCGGGCCCTATCGCGCTCATCGTCTGATAGGAAAAGCCCTCGTCGCTCGTAA